The segment GCGAGAACCCCCTCCCTGCATGCGCAGGGAACCCAATGCCCAGAAGCCTAAACCACGACTTAGGAACACGAGCAAGCGACGGGCGTGCTACCGCCAAGGACCCCCGATAAGACGGCTTCGACGCACAGTCGGCCCCAGTATAGCACTCGTGAGGGAGTAAATGCTGCTTTCCCGCAAATAAAAAGCCCCGCCGATTGGCGGGGCTTCGAAAATCAGATATCGTCAGAACAGATTACGCCTTGTGATTCAACTCCGCAAACCGCGCTTGAATCTCGTTGGCCCGTTCCTGGGCGCAACGGGCTTCATCCAGGTTGCCAATCTTCGTCAGGTACCCGGCGTATGCATGCAACCGCACGGCCACGTCCGGATGATCGCAGCCGATCGACTGTTTCTGGATGTACTCGGCGCGCTTAAACAACGGCTTCGCCTCGCAGGTACGACCGAGGTTCGTATAGAGCGAAGCGAGGTTGATTAGCGCCGTCGCGCAATATGGGTGCTCACGGCGGCCGCCCTTATCGTGCACGGCGATAGCGCGCTTCAGCAGGTTCTCTGCTTCCACGTAATTGCCTTCGTCGTTCGCAAGCAGCGCCAGCCCGTTCAAGCTGCGCGACACTTCGATGCTAAGCTGGTCCTTTTCTTCCAGGTCCAGCGCCTTGCGATACAAACATTTCGCTTTGCACTTGTCGCCGGCGATGTATTGGAGATCGCCCATGTTGTTGAGGATCGCGGGAACGAAGTGGCTTTCCTTGCCGCACGACTTCTCGCGTAAGACTAGCGCCTTCTGGAAATACTTGTCCGCTTCAGGGTAATTACCCAGGGCGGATTCGACCTTTCCAAGACCATTAAGCGTGAACGCCTCGCGATTCTTGTCGCACGTCTCCGGCTTGGCCAACGCCAGCAACGATTCCGCATCGCGGAACTTGCCTGCACGATACGATTCCATCCCTGTGAAATGGTAGGAAATCCAGAGGTTTAGGTCACCCGCGAACGCGGCGGGCGCCATGGCCAGTCCCACCAACACGGCTGCCATCCAAACCACGGCTCGTTGACGCATGGAAACACTCCTTTCCTAAC is part of the Candidatus Hydrogenedentota bacterium genome and harbors:
- a CDS encoding tetratricopeptide repeat protein yields the protein MRQRAVVWMAAVLVGLAMAPAAFAGDLNLWISYHFTGMESYRAGKFRDAESLLALAKPETCDKNREAFTLNGLGKVESALGNYPEADKYFQKALVLREKSCGKESHFVPAILNNMGDLQYIAGDKCKAKCLYRKALDLEEKDQLSIEVSRSLNGLALLANDEGNYVEAENLLKRAIAVHDKGGRREHPYCATALINLASLYTNLGRTCEAKPLFKRAEYIQKQSIGCDHPDVAVRLHAYAGYLTKIGNLDEARCAQERANEIQARFAELNHKA